A genome region from Hymenobacter tibetensis includes the following:
- a CDS encoding ribosome maturation factor RimP, with the protein MNFDQNRIAEMLQDSLTGFELFVVDLSVSDAVRPKITVTLDSEQGLGIDECAQVSRRLARRIDETYGEDATYSLEVTSPGADQPLSDPRQYTRHVGRTFSLKLKDGTEKTGKLEATEPDGIQLAEIVKEKSKQKTLPTVLVPFTDIEEARVVISFK; encoded by the coding sequence ATGAATTTCGATCAAAACCGCATTGCAGAAATGCTGCAGGACAGCCTCACCGGCTTCGAGCTGTTTGTGGTTGACCTTAGTGTATCCGACGCCGTCCGGCCCAAAATCACCGTCACCCTCGACAGTGAGCAGGGCTTGGGCATTGATGAGTGCGCGCAGGTGAGCCGTCGGTTGGCCCGCCGCATCGACGAAACCTACGGGGAAGATGCTACCTATTCGTTAGAAGTCACTTCACCCGGTGCCGACCAGCCCCTCTCCGATCCGCGCCAGTACACGCGTCACGTAGGCCGCACTTTTAGCTTGAAGCTGAAGGATGGCACCGAAAAGACCGGCAAACTGGAAGCCACCGAACCCGATGGCATTCAACTGGCAGAAATAGTTAAAGAAAAGAGCAAGCAGAAAACACTGCCTACTGTCCTGGTACCGTTTACCGACATTGAAGAGGCCCGGGTGGTGATTTCGTTTAAGTAA
- the nusA gene encoding transcription termination factor NusA, whose product MNSNVLIESFAEFARSKNIDRPTMMSILEDVFRTMIRKRYTDDANFDVILNVDKGDLEIYRNREIVDDNSEDIWDNDKIPLAEAQKIEPDFEVGEQVTEEIKLEDFGRRAVLMARQTLIQRVKDLERDNLYQTYKDQVGEIISGEVYQVWSREALILDKEENELVLPKAEQIPKDRYRKGDPVRAVVHRVEIINGTPKIILSRAAPAFLERLFEQEVPEIYDGLITIKNIVREPGERAKVAVESYDDRIDPVGACVGMKGSRIHAVVRELENENIDVINYTDNLELYIARALSPAKLTSMKINEQTGRVSVFLKPDQVSLAIGRGGANIKLASRLVGMEIDVFRDAGDYDEDIALDEFSDEIESWIIAELKKIGLDTGRAVLAVSKEDIVRRTELEEEHVDELFRVIKQEFNEEEEENDQAQTPTVSDDAQ is encoded by the coding sequence ATGAACAGCAACGTTCTGATTGAATCGTTCGCCGAGTTTGCCCGGAGCAAGAACATCGACCGTCCCACGATGATGAGCATCCTCGAGGACGTGTTCCGCACCATGATTCGCAAAAGATACACCGACGATGCCAACTTCGACGTCATCTTGAACGTGGACAAAGGCGACTTGGAGATCTATCGTAACCGTGAAATCGTGGACGACAACTCCGAGGATATCTGGGACAACGACAAGATTCCGCTTGCGGAAGCGCAAAAAATCGAGCCCGATTTCGAAGTTGGTGAGCAAGTAACCGAGGAAATCAAGTTGGAGGACTTCGGCCGCCGTGCTGTGTTGATGGCCCGTCAAACCCTTATTCAGCGGGTGAAGGATTTAGAGCGTGACAACCTCTACCAGACGTACAAAGACCAGGTAGGAGAAATCATTTCCGGGGAAGTATATCAGGTGTGGAGCCGCGAGGCCCTTATCCTCGACAAAGAGGAGAACGAGCTGGTATTGCCCAAAGCCGAGCAAATCCCGAAGGATCGTTACCGTAAAGGTGACCCCGTACGCGCAGTAGTGCACCGGGTTGAAATCATTAACGGTACGCCTAAGATCATCCTTTCGCGCGCGGCGCCCGCTTTCCTAGAGCGGTTGTTCGAGCAGGAAGTGCCTGAGATCTATGATGGCTTAATTACCATCAAGAATATAGTGCGTGAGCCGGGCGAGCGGGCCAAAGTAGCGGTTGAAAGCTACGATGACCGCATTGACCCAGTAGGTGCTTGTGTAGGTATGAAAGGCTCCCGGATTCACGCAGTCGTACGGGAACTTGAAAACGAAAACATCGACGTTATCAACTATACTGATAACCTCGAGTTGTACATCGCCCGGGCATTGTCGCCAGCAAAGTTGACTTCGATGAAAATAAACGAACAAACTGGGCGGGTATCTGTGTTCTTAAAGCCAGACCAGGTTTCCTTGGCTATTGGGCGCGGCGGAGCTAACATCAAACTAGCTAGCCGCCTCGTAGGCATGGAAATCGACGTGTTCCGGGATGCTGGTGATTACGACGAGGATATTGCACTTGACGAATTCTCTGACGAGATTGAGTCGTGGATTATCGCTGAGCTCAAAAAAATCGGCCTTGACACCGGTCGAGCCGTATTAGCTGTGAGTAAGGAAGATATCGTACGCCGTACTGAGCTGGAAGAAGAGCACGTAGATGAGCTTTTCCGGGTCATTAAACAGGAATTTAACGAGGAGGAAGAAGAAAACGACCAAGCACAAACTCCCACCGTCAGCGACGACGCGCAATGA
- a CDS encoding endonuclease/exonuclease/phosphatase family protein, with the protein MRRSFAFTCTLLIIGWLLVAIACVQVPAYTFWPAAFGALTLPVALGLNLLAVPYWLLRNWRVAALPLLVAVLTWPHFQRGVALHPLRVAPAAKEDGLRVRVLSANVRIFNVYPQLRNAGLASSRSMIQWVAESPAEIICLQEFYNEPRTSTGKEKDVFNSFERIGARSGRQGFLSRTLTNSIGAEFGMAIFSRYPILRRGTVKFGKLSQNHAMWVDLRLPNADTIRVFNFHLQSMSLDEKDIVDSYSSKAGFRSKGLGLLRRFKRGMVARSWQVDTLTRRFERSPYPLLLCADLNDLPYSYSYDQLADDFQNAWATVGNGVGPTYNGKLPFVRIDNQFAGPEWQVDDFWVHYEIPYSDHYPTTATYHLPAKTK; encoded by the coding sequence GTGCGTCGTTCGTTTGCTTTTACCTGCACCTTGCTAATTATCGGGTGGCTGCTTGTAGCCATTGCCTGTGTGCAGGTGCCCGCCTACACGTTCTGGCCGGCAGCTTTTGGGGCCCTCACGCTGCCCGTTGCACTAGGCTTGAATTTGCTGGCCGTGCCGTACTGGCTGTTGCGCAACTGGCGGGTGGCGGCATTGCCGCTGTTGGTAGCGGTGCTCACGTGGCCCCATTTCCAGCGGGGCGTGGCGCTGCACCCGCTACGCGTGGCACCCGCCGCCAAAGAGGACGGATTGCGGGTTCGGGTGCTGTCGGCCAACGTGCGTATTTTCAACGTGTACCCGCAATTGCGCAACGCTGGCTTGGCCTCTTCCCGCAGTATGATTCAATGGGTAGCCGAAAGCCCAGCGGAAATCATTTGTTTGCAAGAGTTCTACAACGAGCCGCGCACCTCTACCGGCAAGGAGAAAGACGTATTCAACAGCTTCGAGCGGATAGGAGCGCGAAGTGGGCGGCAAGGCTTCTTGTCCAGAACGCTTACCAACAGCATAGGCGCAGAGTTCGGGATGGCTATTTTCTCGCGTTACCCAATCCTGCGGCGGGGTACCGTTAAGTTTGGCAAACTCTCCCAAAACCATGCTATGTGGGTTGACCTGCGCCTACCCAATGCCGATACGATTCGGGTATTCAACTTCCATTTGCAAAGCATGAGCCTCGATGAGAAAGACATCGTGGACAGCTACTCCAGCAAAGCCGGCTTCCGCAGCAAAGGGCTCGGTCTTCTGCGTCGCTTCAAGCGCGGCATGGTAGCCCGCAGCTGGCAGGTCGATACGCTTACCCGGCGCTTCGAGCGCAGTCCGTACCCACTGCTGCTGTGCGCCGACCTCAACGACCTGCCCTACAGCTACAGCTATGACCAACTCGCCGACGATTTCCAGAACGCCTGGGCTACTGTGGGCAACGGTGTCGGGCCCACCTACAACGGCAAGCTGCCTTTCGTGCGCATCGATAACCAGTTTGCTGGCCCCGAGTGGCAGGTAGATGACTTTTGGGTGCACTACGAAATTCCGTACTCCGACCACTATCCTACCACGGCTACTTATCACTTGCCCGCAAAGACAAAGTAG
- the cysS gene encoding cysteine--tRNA ligase, translating into MLPTLSLYNTLTRRKATFEPLHAPFVGVYLCGPTVYSEAHVGNARGPVVFDVLTRYLRHLGYTVRYVRNITDVGHLEGDADEGEDKISKRARAQKLEPMQVAEQYANLYQGHMEALGCLPPDITPRASGHIIEQIEMIQEIVANGFGYEVNGSVYFDVPAYNEAGRGYGKLSNRVVEELLAGSRDNLAGQQEKRSPLDFALWKRADERHLMRWPSPWGEGFPGWHLECSAMSRKYLGAEFDIHGGGLDLMFPHHECEIAQSQACNHPTNEAQVWMHNNMITVNGAKMSKSLGNFITITDLFEGRNASLPQAYSPMTVRFFLLQAHYRSTIDITDDALQAARKGYRKLMNGLRQVEKLALPENTERATDTEKADAELRKLITDTFIGLNDDLNTARAVAGLFNLLRKFNGYAANPATLAQISEAALTEAITAYRTLVTDVLGLVDEPRANAEQLLNLTLTFYSEAKAAKAYDKVDEIRAALKGQGIVIKDTKAGVEWAYSEE; encoded by the coding sequence ATGCTGCCCACACTCTCGCTTTATAACACGCTTACCCGCCGCAAAGCCACCTTCGAACCCCTGCACGCGCCTTTCGTGGGCGTTTACCTCTGCGGACCAACTGTGTACAGCGAGGCGCACGTTGGAAATGCGCGCGGACCGGTGGTGTTTGATGTACTGACGCGCTATTTGCGCCACTTAGGCTACACCGTGCGCTACGTGCGCAACATCACCGACGTAGGCCACCTGGAAGGCGACGCCGACGAGGGCGAAGACAAAATCAGCAAGCGGGCCCGCGCCCAAAAGCTGGAGCCCATGCAAGTGGCCGAGCAGTATGCCAACCTCTACCAGGGCCACATGGAAGCTCTCGGTTGCTTGCCACCTGATATTACGCCTCGCGCCAGTGGCCACATCATCGAGCAGATTGAGATGATTCAGGAAATCGTGGCCAATGGTTTCGGCTACGAAGTGAACGGGTCGGTGTACTTTGATGTGCCCGCTTACAATGAAGCCGGCCGGGGCTACGGTAAGCTCTCCAACCGCGTGGTGGAGGAACTGCTAGCTGGCTCGCGCGACAACTTGGCGGGGCAGCAGGAAAAGCGCAGCCCCCTAGACTTCGCGCTTTGGAAGCGGGCCGATGAGCGGCACCTTATGCGGTGGCCTTCTCCCTGGGGCGAAGGTTTTCCGGGCTGGCACTTGGAGTGCTCAGCTATGAGCCGCAAATACCTCGGCGCCGAGTTCGACATCCACGGCGGCGGCTTGGACTTAATGTTCCCGCACCACGAATGCGAAATTGCCCAAAGTCAAGCCTGCAACCATCCTACCAACGAAGCGCAGGTGTGGATGCACAACAACATGATTACGGTGAACGGAGCGAAGATGAGCAAGTCGCTTGGCAACTTCATCACCATCACCGATCTGTTTGAGGGCCGCAACGCCTCGTTGCCGCAGGCCTATTCGCCCATGACGGTGCGCTTCTTCCTGCTGCAAGCCCACTATCGGAGCACCATTGATATCACCGATGATGCGCTGCAAGCGGCGCGCAAAGGCTACCGCAAGCTGATGAACGGCCTGCGGCAAGTGGAAAAGCTGGCGCTGCCTGAGAACACCGAGCGCGCCACCGACACCGAGAAGGCCGATGCAGAACTGCGCAAGCTGATAACGGACACGTTTATCGGGTTGAACGACGACTTGAACACCGCTCGCGCCGTGGCTGGCCTGTTCAACTTGCTACGTAAGTTCAATGGCTATGCCGCCAACCCCGCCACACTAGCGCAAATAAGTGAAGCTGCCCTAACCGAAGCCATAACTGCCTACCGCACGCTGGTGACGGATGTGTTGGGCTTGGTGGATGAGCCTCGGGCCAATGCCGAGCAGCTTCTTAACTTGACGCTTACTTTCTATTCCGAAGCAAAAGCTGCCAAAGCCTACGACAAAGTAGACGAAATCAGAGCCGCACTGAAGGGGCAAGGTATCGTCATTAAAGACACCAAAGCGGGTGTCGAGTGGGCCTACAGCGAGGAATAG
- a CDS encoding M28 family peptidase, protein MKLFRFAPAVLAALLLTGCFDNKNTTTETSGPEQEPLTAAPAFNADSAYAYVAKQVSFGPRVPNSPAHIKTGNWIIDEFKSYGLSVQEQPFEAMAFDGKMLKGRNIVAQFQPAAVRRISIFTHWDTRPFADKDKTNKNAPLDGASDGASGVGIALEMARLLAAQPDSLTPAVGVDFILFDAEDYGYDSSTQGELKNQLANLEAQGGSSWCLGSQYWAKNTMPANYKPNFGILLDMVGAKGAKFSREGQSLEKARDVVNKVWNLGAQLGYSDYFLFRDMSGITDDHVFTNNAGVRTIDIIDTMPVGDETFPAYHHTTQDNMSVIDKRTLKAVGQTVLQTIYGE, encoded by the coding sequence ATGAAACTCTTTCGTTTTGCTCCCGCCGTGCTGGCGGCCCTGCTTCTCACTGGCTGCTTCGACAACAAGAATACCACCACCGAAACTTCCGGGCCGGAGCAAGAGCCACTAACCGCTGCTCCAGCATTCAACGCCGATTCAGCCTACGCCTACGTGGCCAAGCAAGTGTCTTTTGGCCCCCGAGTACCTAACTCGCCCGCTCACATAAAAACGGGCAACTGGATTATCGACGAGTTCAAGAGCTACGGGTTGTCGGTGCAGGAGCAGCCATTTGAGGCCATGGCCTTTGATGGCAAAATGTTGAAAGGCCGCAACATTGTGGCCCAATTTCAGCCGGCGGCGGTGCGGCGGATTTCCATCTTCACGCATTGGGATACCCGTCCCTTCGCCGACAAAGACAAAACCAACAAGAATGCTCCCCTGGATGGCGCTTCGGATGGAGCTAGCGGCGTGGGCATTGCGCTGGAAATGGCTCGCCTGTTAGCCGCCCAACCCGACAGCTTAACGCCCGCCGTGGGGGTGGACTTCATTTTGTTTGACGCCGAAGACTACGGCTACGACTCCAGCACCCAAGGCGAGCTGAAAAACCAGCTCGCTAACCTAGAGGCGCAAGGTGGTTCTAGCTGGTGCCTGGGCTCTCAGTATTGGGCTAAAAACACGATGCCGGCCAACTACAAACCCAACTTCGGGATTCTGCTGGATATGGTGGGAGCCAAAGGCGCAAAGTTCAGCCGTGAAGGCCAGTCGTTGGAGAAGGCCCGCGACGTGGTGAACAAGGTGTGGAATTTGGGCGCGCAACTCGGCTATTCTGATTATTTCTTGTTCCGTGACATGAGCGGCATCACCGACGACCACGTATTCACCAACAACGCTGGCGTGCGCACCATCGACATCATCGACACCATGCCGGTCGGCGACGAAACCTTCCCGGCCTACCACCACACCACCCAAGACAACATGAGCGTCATCGACAAACGCACGCTCAAAGCGGTAGGCCAAACCGTGCTCCAAACGATTTACGGCGAGTAA
- a CDS encoding DUF7948 domain-containing protein, which translates to MPFSTVRFFFSSLLLLVAPRLVAASPPSSSSRALPEKASLEFVENKGQWDSKARYAAALPGGQLFVTPTGFTYSFLDPVALRSRLHHGVEDIPGAPTSDVLRGHSYTVTFEGANANPTLTSEERTEAPYNYFRGNDPKRWASNAAGFRRLRYGNLYSGIGAVVYENAGQNLEYDFLVQPGARPTAIRLRYAGADNLSLTPEGSLLVATSVGNVTEQAPRAWQDIKGQRVTVPCAFTLQGNTVSFRIEKYDQRYALTIDPTVIFSSFTGSTADNWGYTATYDAQGNMYSGGTVYASGYPTSSGAFQTTFRGATDVGIIKYNTAASGSAARLYATYIGGRGDDAPHSMTVNPEGELVIIGSTDSNNFPTVSGSFDTSYNGNVDLFVVKLSANGSALTAGTLVGGSGNDGVSASDRLGDSDVYNYGDQYRGDVITDAEGNVYVATSSSGSFPTTNGYRNTYQGGPSDGVALKLSSNLRTLVWATYLGGTGADAAYSLQLDATRGVYVAGGTTSTNFPTTTGSHRSTSLGSTDGFVTHLNSAGNALLQSTFVGTTAYDQVFFVQLDAAYNVYVLGQTQGAIPISAGCYGVANGRQFIQKFNPTLSTSLYSTRFGSGRTLSPDISLTAFLVDECERIYVSGWGGQVNRRTGSTGSTTGLPVTPNAIQSTTDGSDFYLVQFRPGIQAIEYATFYGERGGDEHVDGGTSRFDKKGVVYQSVCGGCGGTSGFPVPPGANTFSTRNNNSNCNNAAFKIDFGIIVADPGPNRYICINNGPIQLGGTPSGGTWTGPGVTAVAGGGFQFTPSPARLGANILTYSVASTGTCVSVRSLRVTVTPERAMTFAPVSPKCLTPGSVTLTATPAGGTFSGPGVSGNIFNPVVAGAGTHTLTYSLSDTLGCGVITQVVPVTPLPQVRVGRDTTLCSDQTQPFQLRGMTPAGGTWSGTGVTPSGMFTPPNTNNRGGIFPLRYTITTNGCSTVATRTVVLAPTTMVDAPLNLPDCSADTRYTGLAPFACQFEPILAGGTYDWDFGDGSPISQEASPNHLYANPGSYRVKLVAHYAACVVEIAFVNVEVGEVIVPNIITPNGDSLNDSFKPLFSCKPTRLQVFNRWGSLVYETKDYHNNWQGNSLPDGVYYYLLRDTDDRRAKGWLEIKR; encoded by the coding sequence ATGCCCTTTTCTACTGTACGCTTTTTCTTTTCCAGCTTGCTGCTGCTTGTGGCCCCGCGCCTCGTAGCCGCCTCTCCCCCTTCTTCCTCCAGCCGGGCGCTTCCGGAAAAGGCGTCGCTGGAATTCGTTGAAAACAAGGGCCAGTGGGACAGTAAAGCCCGCTATGCGGCGGCCTTACCGGGCGGGCAGCTTTTCGTAACGCCAACGGGATTTACGTATAGCTTCCTCGACCCTGTTGCGCTACGCAGCCGTTTGCACCACGGCGTGGAAGACATTCCGGGTGCTCCCACATCCGACGTATTGCGCGGCCACTCCTACACCGTCACGTTTGAGGGAGCAAACGCCAACCCGACGCTAACCAGCGAAGAGCGGACCGAGGCACCCTACAATTACTTTCGGGGCAACGACCCGAAGCGCTGGGCCAGCAATGCGGCCGGCTTTCGGCGTCTGCGCTACGGCAACCTCTATTCTGGTATCGGGGCGGTGGTGTATGAAAACGCCGGTCAAAATTTGGAGTATGATTTTCTGGTACAGCCAGGCGCCCGGCCTACTGCCATCCGCCTCCGCTACGCAGGGGCCGACAACCTCTCGCTTACGCCCGAAGGCAGCCTGCTAGTGGCTACGTCAGTGGGCAACGTTACCGAGCAAGCCCCCAGGGCTTGGCAGGATATAAAAGGACAGCGGGTAACCGTTCCCTGCGCTTTCACCTTACAAGGCAACACCGTTAGCTTCCGAATAGAGAAATACGACCAGCGCTACGCTCTTACTATCGACCCAACGGTTATTTTTTCGTCGTTTACGGGCTCCACAGCCGACAACTGGGGGTACACCGCTACCTACGATGCACAAGGCAACATGTACTCAGGCGGCACCGTCTACGCCAGTGGCTACCCTACCAGTTCTGGGGCCTTCCAAACCACTTTCCGGGGAGCTACCGATGTTGGTATTATCAAGTACAACACGGCGGCAAGCGGTTCGGCCGCACGGCTATACGCTACCTATATAGGTGGCCGTGGGGACGACGCGCCGCACAGCATGACGGTCAACCCGGAGGGCGAGCTGGTGATCATCGGCTCCACTGACTCCAACAACTTCCCTACTGTATCGGGCTCCTTCGACACCAGCTACAACGGCAATGTGGATCTGTTTGTAGTTAAGCTGTCCGCCAACGGCAGTGCCCTCACGGCGGGTACGCTGGTAGGTGGCTCCGGCAACGACGGCGTAAGCGCCAGCGACCGGCTAGGCGACTCCGATGTCTACAACTACGGCGACCAGTACCGCGGCGACGTTATCACCGACGCCGAGGGCAACGTGTACGTAGCTACCTCATCGAGCGGCAGTTTTCCAACTACTAACGGGTACCGCAACACGTACCAGGGAGGCCCCTCCGATGGGGTAGCCCTCAAGCTGTCGTCTAACCTGCGCACGTTGGTTTGGGCTACCTATTTGGGGGGTACCGGGGCCGATGCGGCCTATTCGTTGCAGCTCGATGCCACGCGCGGCGTATATGTAGCAGGAGGCACTACGAGTACCAACTTCCCTACTACTACCGGCAGCCACCGCTCCACCTCCTTGGGCAGCACCGATGGCTTCGTGACGCACCTCAACAGCGCGGGCAATGCGCTCTTGCAATCCACGTTTGTAGGCACTACTGCCTACGACCAAGTGTTCTTTGTACAGCTTGATGCCGCTTACAACGTGTATGTATTGGGGCAAACGCAGGGGGCAATACCAATCAGCGCTGGTTGCTATGGAGTGGCCAACGGCCGGCAGTTCATTCAGAAATTCAATCCAACGCTAAGCACCAGCCTCTACAGCACCCGTTTCGGTAGTGGCCGTACGCTCTCGCCTGATATTTCGCTTACCGCTTTTCTGGTCGATGAGTGTGAGCGAATCTACGTCAGTGGCTGGGGTGGCCAGGTGAACCGCCGCACCGGTTCCACTGGCAGCACCACTGGCTTGCCCGTAACGCCTAATGCCATTCAATCGACCACCGACGGCTCCGACTTCTACTTGGTTCAGTTTCGGCCCGGCATACAAGCCATTGAATACGCTACCTTCTACGGCGAGCGAGGCGGCGACGAGCACGTGGATGGGGGCACTTCGCGCTTCGATAAAAAGGGGGTCGTGTATCAGTCTGTTTGTGGGGGCTGCGGCGGCACATCAGGTTTTCCGGTGCCACCGGGTGCCAACACCTTCTCAACCCGCAACAACAACAGCAACTGCAACAACGCCGCGTTTAAGATTGATTTCGGCATCATCGTGGCCGACCCAGGCCCTAACCGCTATATATGCATAAACAACGGTCCCATTCAGTTAGGCGGCACCCCAAGCGGTGGCACCTGGACCGGACCCGGTGTAACGGCAGTAGCGGGCGGAGGCTTTCAGTTTACCCCTTCGCCGGCCCGCCTAGGTGCCAACATCCTAACCTATTCGGTGGCTAGTACTGGCACCTGCGTCAGTGTCCGGTCTTTGCGGGTGACCGTGACGCCTGAACGCGCCATGACCTTTGCCCCCGTTTCGCCGAAATGTCTAACGCCGGGCAGCGTGACCCTCACGGCCACGCCCGCTGGCGGTACATTCAGTGGGCCGGGCGTTTCGGGCAATATCTTCAATCCGGTTGTGGCTGGCGCGGGTACGCATACGCTCACCTACTCTCTGTCCGATACGCTTGGCTGCGGAGTCATCACGCAAGTAGTGCCGGTAACTCCTTTGCCGCAGGTGAGAGTCGGCCGCGATACCACGCTCTGCTCCGACCAGACCCAGCCGTTTCAGTTGCGGGGCATGACACCAGCAGGTGGCACGTGGAGTGGCACTGGGGTTACACCGAGTGGCATGTTTACGCCTCCCAACACCAACAACCGCGGCGGAATTTTTCCGCTGCGCTACACCATCACTACCAATGGGTGTTCCACCGTGGCGACACGCACCGTGGTACTGGCCCCCACCACAATGGTGGACGCTCCGCTCAATTTGCCTGATTGCTCAGCTGACACGCGCTACACCGGATTAGCCCCCTTCGCTTGCCAGTTCGAACCAATATTAGCGGGTGGCACCTATGATTGGGATTTTGGCGATGGCAGCCCAATCTCTCAAGAAGCCAGCCCAAACCACCTGTACGCCAATCCGGGCTCTTACCGGGTGAAACTGGTGGCGCATTATGCCGCCTGCGTAGTGGAAATAGCTTTTGTAAATGTGGAAGTAGGAGAGGTAATCGTACCTAACATCATCACGCCCAACGGCGACTCCCTCAACGACTCCTTCAAGCCGTTGTTCAGTTGCAAGCCTACCCGCCTCCAGGTGTTCAACCGCTGGGGAAGCCTTGTGTATGAAACAAAGGACTATCACAACAATTGGCAGGGCAACAGCCTGCCCGACGGCGTGTACTACTACCTGCTCCGCGACACCGACGACCGCCGAGCCAAGGGTTGGTTGGAAATAAAACGCTAG